A window of Mycolicibacterium madagascariense genomic DNA:
CAGTTGGCCGAAGAGGAGAAGGACAAGCGTCAGGAACAGCGGGCCACCAAGGCCTGACACGTTCGTCGACCGCCGCGCCCGGGTGAGCTACCGGGCGCGGCGTTCGCATGAAAAGCCGGCATGGTGTGCGACCGGACGCCCGCTTCAGCGCGGTGGCGCGTCCTCGAGGATGAGGCTGACCGCCGTCTCGACCCGGTCGGCCGCCTGCTGGAAGGTCATCGTGCCCGCCGCCGCTTGGATGAGCGCCCCGGAGAACACCAATTCCAGTGTCGTGATGACCTCCGGCCACGATCCCGGCCCGACGGCCGAGGCGATGAGCTGGTGGATGTGCAGGCCGATCTGTTCGTGGGCGCGGTCGGCGGTGGGGCCGCTGTCGAGGAACACCGCCGCACACGCCGCGGCGATCGCGGGTTCCTCGGCGACCACCAGCATCATTCGGCTCAGTTGCCCGGCGACCCTCGCGGTCGAGCCGCAGTTCGCCCCCGTGCTGACGTCGATGCCGCGGATGCGGCGCAGACAGACTTCGACGATGAGGTCGCTGGTGGAGGCGAACAGGTCCGCCGCGGTGGCGGGTGGCACGTGCGCGCGAGCGGCCACCTGGTCGACCGTCAGGGCATCGAACGGGGTGTCGCGAAGGACTTCGACGGTGGTGTCGAGCAGCCTGGCCGAGGCGTCGGCGAGGGACTTCCTGCGACGTTGGACCGAGAGATCCGTGACGTCGGCCGGGCTTTTGCTGGACACGTGTCCAGCTTAGCGCGTGAATCAGGCGGCGAGCGGGACGCTCGTCAGGGGAGCCGACGAGGTGTCGTAGTAGACCTCACCGCACGCCGAGCACGACACCTCGTACCGAAGGCCGCCGCCGGGGTTGACGTCCAGCCGGTACTCGAAGGCGCCCTGACAGCTCGGGCAGCACGTGGGGTGTGCCGTGGTTTCCGTGACCGCCGTTGTTTTCGTGAGCATGGTCAGGACTCCTCCTCCGCAGCGTCGTCGCGTCGTCGCACCGCGGTTACCCCCACGGCGCGTCGATCAACCCTCGAAGGGGCGGACCGGATCCTCAGTGCTGGTGCGGGCGCGGCACACCCTCGCCGCGGCGCCTGGCTTGCTCGCCTTCGGCGATGAGGCGCAACTGTTCGTCGGCCTCGCGGCCCTCCAGCAGCGGCTGACTCGGGTCCCAGGTGGTGCCCGAGGCCAGGTCCCTGCGGCGCCGCGCGATGGCTGAGAGGACCTCAAGAATGACGCGGTTGCCCAGCAGCGCGGTGATGTCGGCGTGATCGTAGGGCGGGGACACCTCGACGACGTCGACGCC
This region includes:
- a CDS encoding TetR/AcrR family transcriptional regulator; amino-acid sequence: MSSKSPADVTDLSVQRRRKSLADASARLLDTTVEVLRDTPFDALTVDQVAARAHVPPATAADLFASTSDLIVEVCLRRIRGIDVSTGANCGSTARVAGQLSRMMLVVAEEPAIAAACAAVFLDSGPTADRAHEQIGLHIHQLIASAVGPGSWPEVITTLELVFSGALIQAAAGTMTFQQAADRVETAVSLILEDAPPR